In a single window of the Streptomyces sp. NBC_00285 genome:
- a CDS encoding sulfurtransferase, which produces MSARVTTTVSELRELLVSDRPPVVLDVRWALGDPHGRDHYTHGHIPGAVYVDLDTELAAPPSPQAGRHPLPDLAQLQTAARRWGLRDGQAVVVHDDLGNTAAARAWWLLRHAGVADVTLLDGALGAWRAAGVPLETGVPTAPAPGDVVLEPGGLPVTDADGAAELAGGGLLLDARAAERYRGEVEPVDPRAGHIPGAVSAPTGENLAPDGTFLAPEVLRKRFEELGAGDGSRIGVYCGSGVTAAHQIAALALAGFEATLFPGSWSAWSADPARPAATGPLPS; this is translated from the coding sequence ATGAGCGCCCGTGTGACGACGACCGTCTCCGAGCTGCGCGAGCTGCTCGTCTCGGACCGGCCGCCGGTGGTGCTCGACGTCCGCTGGGCGCTCGGGGACCCGCACGGCCGCGATCACTACACCCACGGGCACATCCCGGGCGCGGTGTACGTCGACCTGGACACCGAACTCGCCGCGCCACCGAGCCCGCAGGCAGGCCGCCATCCGCTGCCGGACCTCGCGCAGTTGCAGACCGCGGCGCGCCGATGGGGCCTTCGTGACGGTCAAGCAGTCGTCGTCCACGACGACTTGGGTAACACGGCGGCGGCCCGCGCCTGGTGGCTCCTGCGGCACGCCGGAGTGGCTGACGTGACGTTGCTGGACGGGGCGTTGGGGGCCTGGCGGGCGGCGGGAGTGCCGCTGGAGACCGGAGTGCCGACCGCTCCCGCGCCGGGTGACGTCGTGCTGGAACCGGGCGGACTGCCGGTCACCGATGCCGACGGCGCAGCCGAACTCGCCGGTGGCGGGCTGCTGTTGGACGCACGTGCCGCCGAGCGGTACCGGGGCGAGGTGGAGCCCGTGGACCCGCGCGCGGGGCACATCCCGGGGGCGGTCTCCGCGCCGACCGGGGAGAACCTCGCGCCGGACGGGACGTTCCTTGCGCCCGAGGTGCTGCGCAAGCGGTTCGAGGAGCTCGGCGCCGGCGACGGGTCCCGGATCGGCGTGTACTGCGGGTCCGGCGTCACCGCCGCCCACCAGATCGCCGCGCTCGCCCTCGCCGGCTTCGAGGCGACGCTCTTTCCCGGCTCCTGGTCCGCCTGGTCCGCCGATCCCGCCCGCCCGGCCGCGACCGGTCCGCTGCCGTCCTGA
- a CDS encoding LLM class flavin-dependent oxidoreductase, whose product MPVEFISAVHTDSGASGPAAASRTGFDPAYLRKYARALDDGGFDHTLVAYHSASPDAFQVAQFVATHTERVRPILAHRPGVVFPTHAARALATLDQISDGRLSLHIISGGSDEEQHREGDYLNKSERYERSDEYIQILRKVWTAEGPVSHEGKYFKFEGYYSDVKPFNGLIPVSVGGSSQDAYRVGGRQGDIFGLWGEPLKETAEQIAAVNAVADAAGRPRPRIWVSFRPIIAPTDELAWEKAHRTLGVLKDQAKNTELLRHYRTTGRPANVGSQRLLDIAERGEVQDRCLWTAPAVATNAAGASTALVGSPETVAKALLDYVDIGCDLLSIRGYDPLNDAIDYARYVVPLVRQELAHRAAASQAA is encoded by the coding sequence ATGCCCGTCGAGTTCATCAGTGCTGTCCACACCGACTCCGGGGCCTCGGGCCCGGCCGCGGCGAGCCGGACCGGCTTCGACCCCGCCTATCTGCGCAAGTACGCCCGTGCCCTGGACGACGGCGGCTTCGACCATACTCTGGTCGCCTATCACTCCGCCTCGCCGGACGCCTTCCAGGTCGCCCAGTTCGTCGCCACCCACACCGAACGCGTCCGCCCGATCCTGGCGCACCGGCCCGGCGTCGTCTTCCCCACGCACGCGGCCCGCGCCCTCGCGACCCTCGACCAGATCAGCGACGGCCGACTGTCGCTGCACATCATCTCCGGCGGCAGCGACGAGGAGCAGCACAGGGAGGGCGACTACCTCAACAAGAGCGAGCGGTACGAGCGTTCGGACGAGTACATCCAGATCCTGCGGAAGGTGTGGACGGCCGAAGGACCCGTCTCGCACGAGGGCAAGTACTTCAAGTTCGAGGGCTACTACTCCGATGTGAAACCGTTCAACGGGCTCATCCCCGTCTCCGTGGGCGGGTCCTCCCAGGACGCCTACCGGGTCGGCGGCCGGCAGGGCGACATCTTCGGACTGTGGGGCGAACCGCTGAAGGAGACCGCCGAGCAGATCGCCGCCGTCAACGCGGTCGCGGACGCCGCCGGACGCCCCCGCCCCCGCATCTGGGTGTCGTTCCGGCCGATCATCGCGCCCACCGACGAACTGGCCTGGGAGAAGGCGCACCGGACGCTGGGCGTGCTGAAGGACCAGGCGAAGAACACCGAGCTGCTGCGCCACTACCGGACCACCGGGCGCCCGGCGAACGTCGGATCGCAGCGGTTGCTCGACATCGCGGAGCGCGGCGAGGTCCAGGACCGCTGCCTGTGGACCGCCCCGGCGGTCGCCACCAATGCCGCGGGTGCCTCGACCGCCCTGGTCGGTTCCCCCGAGACGGTCGCCAAGGCGCTCCTCGACTATGTCGACATCGGCTGCGACCTGCTGTCGATCCGCGGCTACGACCCGCTCAACGACGCGATCGACTACGCCCGTTACGTCGTCCCGCTGGTCCGGCAGGAACTCGCCCACCGAGCCGCCGCCTCCCAGGCCGCCTGA
- a CDS encoding alpha/beta hydrolase, producing MPSSPSPSPVSSPVSSWDEPEGLAARGTLIVLAGRGEHGGVYERFGRRLAFDAYRVRALGDASADPSVLDEAAKLLADESLPGPKVLVGSDTGARYAARLAAEQPAGVDALILVGLPTGPWTSGSWEDEVEARTACPTHQGRLANDPRFRRGALDEPPVLPDLRLDLAGVPVLALHGTDDTVSPLDRALSAYEDHPAVRVVTFNGGRHDVLNDALHRTAAATVVLFLERLRLSPELPAIAEGLA from the coding sequence ATGCCCTCCTCTCCTTCCCCCTCGCCTGTCTCCTCGCCTGTCTCCTCCTGGGACGAGCCCGAAGGCCTCGCCGCACGTGGCACGCTCATCGTGCTGGCCGGGCGGGGCGAACACGGGGGCGTGTACGAGCGGTTCGGCCGCCGGCTCGCCTTCGACGCCTACCGGGTGCGCGCCCTCGGCGACGCATCCGCGGATCCCTCCGTGCTCGACGAGGCGGCCAAGCTCCTCGCCGACGAGTCGCTGCCCGGCCCCAAGGTGCTCGTCGGTTCGGACACGGGTGCCCGGTACGCCGCTCGGCTGGCCGCCGAGCAGCCCGCGGGCGTCGACGCGCTGATCCTGGTGGGCCTGCCCACCGGCCCCTGGACGTCCGGAAGTTGGGAGGACGAGGTCGAGGCACGCACCGCCTGCCCCACCCACCAGGGACGCCTCGCCAACGACCCGCGCTTCCGGCGCGGCGCTCTCGACGAGCCGCCCGTCCTGCCGGACCTGCGACTGGATCTCGCCGGCGTTCCCGTGCTGGCCCTGCACGGTACGGACGACACGGTGAGCCCGCTCGACCGGGCGCTCAGCGCCTACGAGGACCACCCCGCCGTACGGGTCGTGACCTTCAACGGCGGTCGGCACGACGTCCTCAACGACGCGCTGCACCGCACAGCCGCCGCCACGGTCGTGCTCTTTCTGGAACGGCTGCGCCTCTCGCCCGAGCTGCCCGCGATCGCGGAGGGTCTCGCATGA
- a CDS encoding ABC transporter ATP-binding protein: MTNSVEIRGLSRAFDGTTVLHDLDLDLREGEFVALLGHSGCGKSTLLRILAGLDDEIGGEVTVPARRSAAFQSPRLLPWLKVWRNVVLGLPGRPDRSRAEKALHEVGIADRATVWPKTLSGGQAQRVSLARALVREPELLLLDEPFGALDALTRGRVQQLVAELWQRHGCAILLVTHDVEEALLLADRVLVMDEGRIAHDLTVGLPRPRDLTAPEFVALRARLLGWLGVTPTNTPADTLADTKALEGTLS; this comes from the coding sequence ATGACCAACAGTGTGGAAATCCGCGGCCTTTCACGGGCTTTCGACGGCACCACCGTCCTGCACGACCTCGATCTCGACCTCCGTGAGGGCGAGTTCGTGGCCCTGCTCGGGCACAGTGGCTGCGGCAAGTCGACGCTGCTGCGGATCCTCGCCGGGCTCGACGACGAGATCGGCGGCGAGGTCACCGTACCCGCGCGCCGCAGCGCGGCCTTCCAGTCGCCGCGGCTGCTGCCCTGGCTGAAGGTATGGCGCAACGTGGTCCTCGGGCTGCCCGGCCGCCCCGACCGGTCGCGCGCCGAGAAGGCGTTGCACGAGGTCGGCATCGCGGACCGTGCCACCGTCTGGCCCAAGACCCTCTCCGGCGGCCAGGCCCAGCGCGTCTCGCTGGCCCGCGCCCTGGTCCGCGAGCCCGAACTCCTGCTCCTGGACGAGCCGTTCGGTGCCCTCGACGCGCTCACCCGGGGCCGGGTGCAGCAGCTGGTCGCCGAACTGTGGCAGCGGCACGGCTGCGCGATCCTCCTCGTCACCCACGACGTGGAGGAGGCGCTGCTGCTCGCCGACCGCGTCCTGGTGATGGACGAGGGCCGGATCGCCCACGACCTGACCGTCGGCCTGCCGCGTCCCCGCGACCTCACCGCCCCCGAGTTCGTCGCCCTGCGCGCCCGGCTCCTCGGCTGGCTCGGCGTCACCCCCACCAACACCCCGGCCGACACCCTGGCCGACACCAAGGCCCTTGAAGGGACCCTCTCGTGA
- a CDS encoding LysR family transcriptional regulator: MPQPVLDIVALRSLTAIADCGGFHRAARSLALSQSAVSQHVRRLEKTLGGPIVEREGRGMRFTPQGRLLVEQARRILAVHDEAVRALLDVDGDTVTIGSTEHAADQFLPRLTAAVQEVRPGCRVRFRIDRSARLVEAVERGSVDVAVYVTEAAATEGTPVGGLPLLWHATPGWEPPTAPAPVPLVAIEDPCAIRRRAIATLAAHGVQATVVGDAGYLAGVLDIARTGQGVALLAAVGPAPDGLTPCEGLPPVTPIPMSALARPGADPATVAAAFDAVRGLLH; this comes from the coding sequence ATGCCCCAACCTGTCCTCGACATCGTGGCCCTGCGCAGCCTGACCGCGATAGCCGACTGCGGCGGCTTCCACCGCGCGGCGCGCTCGCTCGCGCTCAGCCAGTCCGCGGTCAGCCAGCATGTACGCCGACTGGAGAAGACGCTCGGGGGCCCGATCGTCGAACGTGAGGGCCGGGGCATGCGGTTCACCCCTCAGGGGCGCCTGCTCGTCGAGCAGGCCCGGCGCATCCTCGCCGTCCACGACGAGGCCGTGCGTGCCCTGCTCGACGTGGACGGCGACACCGTCACGATCGGTTCCACCGAACACGCCGCCGACCAGTTCCTGCCCCGCCTCACCGCGGCCGTCCAGGAGGTGCGGCCCGGCTGCCGGGTGCGGTTCCGCATCGACCGCTCGGCGCGGCTGGTCGAGGCCGTGGAGCGGGGCAGCGTGGATGTCGCGGTGTACGTCACGGAGGCCGCGGCCACCGAGGGCACGCCGGTCGGCGGCCTTCCCCTGCTCTGGCACGCCACGCCCGGCTGGGAGCCGCCGACCGCGCCGGCTCCCGTGCCGCTGGTCGCCATCGAGGACCCCTGCGCGATCCGCCGCCGGGCCATAGCGACGCTTGCCGCGCACGGGGTGCAGGCCACGGTCGTCGGCGACGCGGGATATCTGGCCGGCGTCCTCGACATCGCCCGCACGGGCCAGGGCGTGGCCCTGCTCGCCGCGGTCGGCCCGGCACCGGACGGCCTGACCCCCTGCGAGGGGCTGCCCCCGGTCACCCCGATCCCCATGAGCGCACTGGCCCGCCCGGGGGCGGATCCGGCGACGGTGGCGGCGGCGTTCGACGCCGTACGGGGACTGTTGCACTGA
- a CDS encoding ABC transporter permease: MTTKPLDAAATTALPRPHSPTDKAPPTARVTIRGTARTTRRFRVPRSVRRTAGPVGLVLLWFLTSATGVLPESVLASPVDVVKQAVELTRNGELPSAIAASGRRAAIGFLIGATVALSLSLLAGLFRLGEDVIDSSMGMFRAIPWVGLIPLFIVWFGIEETPKIALVALGVTYPLYFNIYGGIRSTDSQLVEAARMMGLGRLGLIRYVILPSALPGALVGLRYALSTAWLALVFAEQVNADAGLGYLMSNAQQYFRTDVIVLCLAVYALLGLACDFAVRILSRRLLTWRANFEGEA; this comes from the coding sequence ATGACGACGAAACCGCTCGACGCTGCGGCCACCACGGCCCTGCCGCGCCCGCACTCCCCGACCGACAAGGCGCCGCCGACCGCCCGGGTGACCATCCGGGGCACCGCCCGCACCACCCGCCGCTTCCGGGTGCCCCGCTCCGTGCGCCGGACGGCCGGACCCGTGGGCCTGGTCCTGCTCTGGTTCCTGACCTCGGCCACCGGTGTGCTCCCCGAATCGGTCCTCGCGTCCCCCGTGGACGTCGTGAAGCAGGCCGTCGAACTGACCCGGAACGGCGAACTCCCCAGCGCCATCGCCGCGTCGGGACGCCGAGCGGCCATCGGCTTCCTCATCGGGGCGACCGTCGCCCTCAGCCTGTCCCTGCTGGCCGGGCTGTTCCGGCTCGGCGAGGACGTCATCGACTCCTCGATGGGCATGTTCCGGGCGATCCCCTGGGTCGGACTGATCCCGCTGTTCATCGTGTGGTTCGGCATCGAGGAGACCCCGAAGATCGCACTGGTCGCGCTCGGTGTCACCTACCCGCTGTACTTCAACATCTACGGCGGCATCCGCTCCACCGACTCCCAACTCGTCGAAGCCGCACGGATGATGGGGCTCGGCAGGCTGGGCCTGATCCGGTACGTCATCCTGCCGAGCGCGCTGCCCGGGGCACTCGTGGGGCTCCGGTACGCCCTCTCCACCGCCTGGCTCGCCCTCGTCTTCGCCGAGCAGGTCAACGCGGACGCGGGCCTCGGCTATCTGATGAGCAACGCCCAGCAGTACTTCCGCACCGACGTCATCGTGCTCTGCCTCGCCGTCTACGCGCTGCTGGGTCTCGCCTGCGACTTCGCCGTACGGATCCTGTCGCGCCGGCTGCTGACCTGGCGGGCCAACTTCGAGGGTGAGGCATAG
- a CDS encoding ABC transporter substrate-binding protein has product MLFRRSLRASAAALALLLPFAAACGGDATATSSSSSDQSSVTLRVGATGWKAEEAILKFAHLDDTPYKVKWSLFQGGDQQLQAIRAGALDVASSSEIPPIFAAADGRPNFKVVAVQRGSTLNQEVVVPKGSEVTDIAGLKGKKVGYVQNTTAHYFLYELLKQADLKWSDIDAKPLLPNDGLAALNGGSIDAFASYGTSVITAHQQGATTVGSGKDILSGNFLWSARDSVLESAAQRAATADLIARITKAYAYVRDGRQNAFAKVIATTTHQPLAQAEKDFRAQQAQRPTQARTVGDDGIASQQKVADVFAELGALKSPLDVKSFWSRELNTDLNADLKKAL; this is encoded by the coding sequence GTGTTGTTCCGCCGTTCCCTGCGCGCGTCCGCCGCCGCCCTCGCCCTCCTGCTGCCGTTCGCGGCGGCCTGCGGGGGCGACGCGACGGCCACCTCCTCGTCCTCGTCCGACCAGTCCTCGGTGACCCTGCGTGTCGGCGCCACCGGCTGGAAGGCCGAGGAGGCGATTCTCAAGTTCGCCCACCTCGACGACACCCCGTACAAGGTCAAGTGGAGCCTGTTCCAGGGCGGTGACCAGCAGCTCCAGGCCATCCGCGCCGGAGCCCTCGACGTGGCTTCGTCCAGCGAGATCCCGCCGATCTTCGCGGCCGCCGACGGCAGACCCAACTTCAAGGTCGTCGCCGTGCAGCGCGGCTCGACCCTGAACCAGGAGGTCGTGGTCCCCAAGGGCTCCGAGGTGACCGACATCGCGGGCCTGAAGGGCAAGAAGGTCGGCTACGTCCAGAACACGACCGCCCACTACTTCCTGTACGAGCTGCTCAAGCAGGCGGACCTGAAATGGTCCGACATCGACGCCAAGCCGCTGCTGCCCAACGACGGTCTCGCCGCCCTCAACGGTGGGAGCATCGACGCCTTCGCCTCGTACGGCACGTCGGTCATCACCGCACACCAGCAGGGCGCCACGACGGTGGGCTCGGGCAAGGACATCCTGTCCGGCAACTTCCTCTGGTCGGCGCGGGACAGCGTCCTTGAGAGCGCGGCGCAGCGGGCCGCCACCGCCGATCTGATCGCGCGGATCACCAAGGCGTACGCATACGTCCGTGACGGCCGGCAGAACGCGTTCGCCAAGGTGATCGCCACCACCACCCACCAGCCCCTGGCCCAGGCGGAGAAGGACTTCCGCGCCCAGCAGGCCCAGCGGCCGACGCAGGCCCGGACGGTCGGCGACGACGGAATCGCCTCGCAGCAGAAGGTCGCCGACGTGTTCGCCGAACTCGGTGCGCTGAAGTCGCCCCTGGACGTCAAGTCCTTCTGGAGCCGCGAGCTGAACACCGACCTGAACGCCGATCTGAAGAAGGCGCTGTGA
- a CDS encoding ABC transporter substrate-binding protein produces MIRRLAAAGLSLSALLALTACGADSSADTARSQDEVTLTIGDQAKTLQTIVAASGALKGAAYKVKWAEFQGAAPLYQAVQAGAADTGFSADLPALQALSGGVKFKNVAALKNDGKHVGIIVRKDSGIDSVKDLKGQKVVVSSAKGSVAEYLLANALKQNGLTYSDVKVQYLLPTDAQAAFASGKVKIWATFGVYQAVGLEQGGRLLVDGADGRVSGYGFIGASDKALADQQKKTALGDFLRRLGTALKWTSTHQDAYAKAIEQRNGADASVAKTLASAAYSQVLPIDSGVNRTVQGVADLMNGIGVLEPNVDVAKSADTSVLK; encoded by the coding sequence GTGATACGCAGACTTGCCGCCGCCGGACTCAGCCTCTCCGCCCTCCTGGCACTGACGGCCTGTGGCGCAGACTCTTCCGCGGACACCGCCAGGAGCCAGGACGAGGTCACCCTCACCATCGGCGACCAGGCCAAGACCCTCCAGACGATCGTCGCCGCCTCCGGCGCGCTGAAGGGCGCCGCGTACAAGGTGAAGTGGGCGGAGTTCCAGGGTGCGGCCCCGCTCTACCAGGCCGTCCAGGCGGGCGCCGCCGACACCGGGTTCTCCGCCGACCTGCCGGCCCTCCAGGCGCTCAGCGGCGGCGTGAAGTTCAAGAACGTGGCCGCGCTCAAGAACGACGGCAAGCACGTCGGGATCATCGTGCGCAAGGACTCCGGCATCGACAGCGTCAAGGACCTCAAGGGCCAGAAGGTCGTGGTGTCCTCGGCGAAGGGCAGTGTCGCCGAGTACCTGCTCGCGAACGCCCTGAAGCAGAACGGCCTCACCTACTCGGACGTGAAGGTCCAGTACCTGCTGCCGACCGACGCACAGGCCGCGTTCGCCTCGGGGAAGGTCAAGATCTGGGCGACCTTCGGCGTCTACCAGGCCGTCGGCCTGGAGCAGGGCGGCAGGCTCCTCGTCGACGGCGCCGACGGGCGCGTCAGCGGCTACGGCTTCATCGGCGCCTCCGACAAGGCCCTGGCGGACCAGCAGAAGAAGACCGCCCTCGGTGACTTCCTGCGCCGCCTCGGCACGGCCCTGAAGTGGACGAGCACGCACCAGGACGCGTACGCCAAGGCCATCGAGCAGCGCAACGGCGCCGACGCCTCCGTGGCGAAGACGCTCGCCTCCGCCGCGTACAGCCAGGTTCTGCCGATCGACTCCGGTGTGAACCGCACCGTCCAGGGCGTGGCCGACCTCATGAACGGCATCGGTGTGCTGGAGCCGAACGTCGACGTGGCCAAGTCCGCTGACACCTCCGTCCTCAAGTGA